Genomic DNA from Elgaria multicarinata webbii isolate HBS135686 ecotype San Diego chromosome 2, rElgMul1.1.pri, whole genome shotgun sequence:
aactgtgaaagatacaggagccctgtcctcctttccatatggtcaccctaccttacagaCTGCCTAGTGGCAGTTGCAATATTCTGTGGAAGTAGCAAGGTTGTGGCCAGTTCACCCAGAGGCCTTGCACAATCAGCACTAAGACCATTTCTAACTTAAAGGGCAGGGCAATAATAGAAAGCATCTGTGGGGTGAATCAATAACTGGAAACATGTATATAAAATAGGCATTGCAATAGTCCCAGTCAGGTTCCCAGGACATTGGAAAGGAGCACACATTGAGACCCCACAATCTCTGGAACAAAGTCTCTATGAATGGCCTTGATCTCCCATTGCAGTGAGTGGTGAGTACAACTGGATGGGGACATTTGAAAACACAGTTGTATGGCAGCTCTACTAGGCTTTCGGTGTACCTGGAAGCTCAAGAGGGGTCCACAGCTGAAGTGCAttcctatggggaagaagacagCAATCTGACAGAAGCCACAGCCAAGCTGGAGCAGGTCCACCTGTAGCGGGAGTCTCCCACCTTCATCCACTTTGCACCCGTGCCTTCAAACTTCCccaggtttgtttctgtctccgtCTCAGAAGATCAGCCTGAAGCAAAGCTGGAGGAGGAGCAGCCAAAGCTTAGTGAAGCTGTGGATGTCGGAGAGGAAAATCAAGACGTTCAAGAAGAGCCCCAGGATTTTGCAGAGGACAATAAGCATGAAGAAGAGCAAGAAaagcaggaggaaaaaagaagatggaATGAGGAGGAAGGAGAACCAGCAAAACGGCAGAGAACCCCAAGCACTTCCAGCCAGGAGGAGGATGGCCAGCCGCCTTTAAGTCCTACAATAAAGATCATCGACAGAACTGAATCTTTCAACCGCGCCGTACAGAAAAGTAATAGTGTGAAAAAGAGCCAGCCGCCTCTTCCAGTTTCAAAGATTGATGACAAACTTGAGCAGTACACTCATGCCATTGAGAGTTCCAGCAAGGGCCCCAAACCAGTGCGTCAGCTTTCCATTGACCTTCCTACCAATAGTGCAGCAGTGGCCAGCACGAAAAGCCTCTGGGAGACCGGAGAAGTGGCCCAATCCCCTGTGAAGACAACACCTTGTAAGGACATTGTGGCTGGAGACATTGTGAACAAGAGAAGCATTTGGGAGCAGAAAGAGAGCCCAAGTACAGATGGAAATGCTAAGGTCAGGCTTCCTGGCAAGAAGTACAAGTATGTGGCAACTGGACATGGCCAATACAAAAAGGTGTTGATAGAAGATGGGGCAACGGAAAAATAGCCTGCTTAGGCATCAAACACACAGCTTGACTTGGTCCTCATCGGAACACCCGAGATAATACTTCTGTGCAACGCTGTTGTTTCCTCTGCTAAAAGAGAACTATATTCAACGGATGTCTTCCCTTCCTTGCTCAAATCGGCAACCTGCTTTAAAGCCAGCTACAGTTTTCTTCCCAGATGGGAGCATCTCTCCAAGTTGACATTCATTTCAACACAACATCAACACATGGATGGAGAGGGGCTTGACTGTTTCTCCTGGCCGGGCCGGGGGGCTGGGTCCGGGGGGTGGAGACGCAGAGCAGCGGGCGGGTTGATTTCCCCAGCGTGGCGGGGAGCCAATTTAAAGTGGTTGGTTTAGAATGTTAATCACCAGTTGACATTTTAAACCAACCAACTAACCAGCCACTTTGGATTGGCTTTTTGTTGTGTTCGGGAGGTTGGCTTGTTTGCTGTTCTGCGTCTTTGTTTCCTGGGCTTGGCCCCTGGGCTTGGCTGGGGGTGGTGGTCGGGCCTTTCTCTATCTATACTTTATCAATAACTAGGAAGGAACCTTTAGTATTCCTTACCTTCCTTTGAGTTGTgagccaaaaacaacaacaaaacaaatgtgAAAAGAAAGATTAAGGTGAGATGGGTGGTAGGAAAACCTAGCTGTCCATAGCTGATTCTAAAGAGTCTTCTGCCATCTGAGCCCTCAAAATGGCAATGCATGCCAGTGCCTCAATTATTAGGTGGGGGTTTTGTTGTTTGATTTTTATTGTGGGGACACACTTCATCTCCTATCACCGTTCTGAACTTTTAAAGATTAAATAAGTGGGAAACTGTATGCAACCATACATTCAGGATAGCCGTCACATTGTCCATTCAACTTGAAACCCACCCAGTGTTCCCATCTGGATAAAAAAGGTTATCCAGTCAAGGTATGAAAAGTTTCTACCTTGTGGCTAATGCTGTCATGGAGGTGCTCCTTAAGAAGTATGTGATGAGTCTTCCCTTGCACTGTTTCAGTCAGGGTGATCATCACATGGCCAAGAAGCACTTCAGGAAATCTCTCCTGCCAATCCAAAAGTGCCTGCCTGATCCGCAATGTATTGCTAATTCTGGCTTTCCTTGATTTCTCCTGTCATGGCTAGTTCAGGAATACAAATCCTGAAGCTTCTTTTCTGTATTCAGACGTATAGTTCTCTTCCCATTAAACATAAAGGTTTAAGCTGAGCTCTACTAGGACTTGGAGGTATTTCCTTTGAAATTGTCCTCTGAGGTATGGGATTGAGAGTGGAAACAGGAAGCAGGCCTGAGCCTGAGGGTGCACCTGGGAGACCAAGAGGTCTCTGTCTTGAACCATTCCTACCTTGAAGAGGGCATGGTGGTGTTTCTGGAAAAATTACCAGTTGGGATAAAGGTCAGCTCCCAGAGGCCAGCAATATTGGGTCTCGAAGGAAACCTTTCAAAAAATGGCTGCTAATACTTGCATGGAGTAGTTGGTCTCATGTGACTTGACCCATGCATTGCAATATATCAATGCTCCTCTTAGCCTGCCAACTACAAATATTATTTGCCTTCctctaaacaaaaataaaattggcCACTATAGCCTACTTCTGTTCTCCTAAGTTTGGAATTTTGCATCTCGAGAGCCTAGATATTTTcctattttctttcacttttcttttgctttcatccGTTAGGTTTCTGTGTGACCTGGAATTGTTTTGTAAGCATTTAATAAAAATtctgagaaacagaaaaaaaaaaaaaacaactggaTGGGGACATTTCATGTAGGTACTGGTTTGAATTTAAATGCAATTTCTATGTGCAATCTTGGTGAACTAATAAATCAGTTTAAGATTAGAAGAGAGTGTTTCTATTAAAGCTCAGTATGCTCTTTAAACACAGCCATATGTCAATATATTTTGCATTCTTTCCTAGTGTGAAGGTCCAGAGTGATCTGCAAAATGTCGACGTGTCTCCAATTCTGCTGGACTTCAAGGATGTGTGTTGGCAAAAAGCAACGGTTCCTGTAGGATTCAGAGACAATGAACATACCAATGGGCTAATTTTTATTAAATCAAAAACTAACAACAGAGCACAAAATTACAGAGAAAGGTTACAATGCTGATGTCCCCACAGTCACTACAAACTCCCTCAGGATGGCAACACTCAGTagtgaaaaaggaatttcagcaggtgtcatttgtaagcatgcagcacctggtgaaattccctcttcatcacaacaattaaagctgcaggagatacaTTAGAgcgacctgatacaaaagagggcaggactcctgcagctttaactgttgtaatgaacagttgtgatgaagagagagctccggctattgggtggtatagaagtgtaataaatatatatataaataaataaataaataaataaatttcaccaggtgctgcatgcataccaatgacacctgctgaaattcccttttcaatacaactgttaaagttagaggagccctgtcctccttttcataaggtcaccctaaatatAGGGATAGGCAACCCAgcactgtccagatgttttggactacagctcccataatcccatgaccactgaccatgctggctggggctgatgggagttgtagtccaaactatgtggaggttCCAGATTGCCTACCCCTCCATTAATATGCCTCTTTAGTGCAAATTCTGTATAAGAAAAGAGTACAACAGTTTATTGTGTGAAAACCAAGTAGACAGGAGTTTCATTATCCCCCCACTACATGGCAGTAGAGAACTACAGAAAATCACCAGAGATTAATTCAAACAGTGTTTGAGCAAACACTTGAAGATGAGAAGagcaaacaatatttatttaattcttcAAGCAGGCATTCAAAAAGACCACAGTGATTTCTGTTCCTATGTCATTTGGATTAGATGTGTGTTTATTTGTATACAGTTATCAACACAAACATTTAATAAAGCATAGTAAAGATCAATACAAATATAACATATTTATATAAAGTTAACACAAACCCAGATCAAAAGCAAGAACAAAAATCTGGATGTTTAGcaaaaaataagttaaaaacaaaaacaaaaaccccaaaccaGTACTTTGTCATTTATAAAATGGAAAAGTGATAATGTACAAGATACATAATCTGTCATATAAACAGAAAATACAAACACATGGGTGGCACATCATTCAACTAGAGACTTGCCCCTGAGGCTAGGACCCAAATGAGTTCAAACTGCAAGAAAATTACAAATGAGTTCAAATTATAAGAAAAAGGATTTCAGCTAAATATTAGAAAGAACTTCATGGTGTTATGAGCTAGTCAGTAGTGAGACAGACTGCCttggaaggtggtggactctctaagcttttctacatgagactgttaatctgctgtttgtACTTTTGGTTTCATGGCAGAATTGAAATCCGAGCACTATCTGAGGAGCTTTTCCTTTTCAGCTTTTCCCCTATATAacccctaggtggcactgtggtgtagcataATAGtgtaaatacacaagaggaaattgcactttcttttgctttcacaattaaatactgcattttccctgctctaaaaaaacttgccGAAAGTACTGGTTAGACatagaagcgaaactggagagGCATGCTGTtgtctaaagaatctgtaaacaaacatgagtagggaatgatgagcacatgataTCTGcctcaattaaaaaatacaactcCTACATTAGAGAATTAGAGGATCCCAAGCAAAGGCTGGATGGCTGCCTATCAGAGATGCTCTAGGCATGGATTTCCTGCTTCAACAGAGGACCTTAAGGTCCTTCCAATTCTGATTCTCATGTGTTCAAGGCAGGTTATGCTCACAatgatacaaaaagaaaaagtgattatttatttatttattatttatttattttatttataaataaataaaaagtgatgaagatttctgcctgaaacctcTGGCAGCTGCCTAGTGGGATACATAGTCAGGCTATGTACATGGCACAGCTCCATTttgctcctcctctctctcaAATGTCATTTAGtccattgagcgggggttggactcgatggccttataggccccttccaactctactgttctatgattctagcagcAGTTATTCCACTGGGAGCTGCAGAGAATGAGAACACCATGAATTTGTGTGTGGCACTTACCTGGGTGTGCCCGCAAAGTAACAattgcattttgggggggaaacaccagCACAGTGAATGGAACTCTAGTGTAGTTCCTCCCCATGACTTTAGAAGAAATCCTGTTCTTTGGACTTCAGTTGTTCCAGATGAATATGAAGTTGAAGAAATGCTAGTAAGGGGGTTCTACCCAAGACCAAGGACACTGCACAAACAGTTGGTTTATCATTACTTGCGtaatggggatttatttattttatttacaatattcatataccgctccctatctgAAGATTTTGGAGCcatgaacaaatagaataaaagaataaaaacaccattaaaattacatttttaaaagaacaaggttcagataaaaatgcggctggtcattcagggaaagcttcctggaacaacaacgttttcaggaggcactgagaGCAGTACAAAGTTgactcctgcctgacctccaaaggcagggaattccataggaagggggccaccacactgaaggctcttttcctgaTGGACGCCAATCAGaccatagatccatgtggaaccaccaggaacatgacttcagtgaccaggcaggttggtaaaagAGAAAGTATCAAGTattctctacattttaaaaaaaattctgctactttaccatggctttctgcttttgttttctttctgggattacaatcAGTGCCATTACACAGGTGGCCACGTGGCTTgtattgaatacttcctctctctttttccgcCATTCACTTCaattcactttaatgagacagtgccatctagtggcgtaCCTATAGCGGAACACCAAGTTTACACATTGGAAGAGCTTGCTATTTCTCAGATATCACCACATTATCTCTGGGaggttttttaaagtgagatttccAGAGGATAgtacgggagacatcctggacatTGACATCATGGTGTAATGGACACACAaacgtccatgagtggccagtcatgagcagcTCATAGTGCTTCATAAAGCAAGACTGAAAATGAGTGAAAACGCTAGTTTCTGGATCGGGATAGGTCAGCAGAACTCCTTTATTAAAACTCCATTGGTCTGCCccgttccagaaacaagtgtttctgctcattttcaaTTCCTGTGTAAAGCgttaaatctctgttgtgcaagtggtgggtctcGCTGGTGCTTGGATACTGCCACAGGAAGTGGATCTGTAGGGTGCAGGAAGGCAGCCACTACACAAAACCTGTTCTTGTACCATCAAGGCCAatccagacaacacgttaaatGCATATATGGAtttaatatgttttgtttttacttttaaaataccaGCTATGGATAGGGGTGATCAGGATTATGACCACATTATACAGTAAATGGGGGTAGCCCTTTTCCCCTGCACCGTTGTCCTAGTGAGACCCCTCTCCAGATCCTGATCATAAGTGACTGCTTTAAATCAATCTATGTGGGGGTGGGGCGACTGCCTTTGCATGGTGATCTTCCGGCTACcaatcatgatggctgtatactaCTTTCAGAATCAGAGCCATCATGAATACCTTTGGCCTGAACCAGAAgggttcttctcatgttcttacttGGAGTAGTCTGCCATTCCAAGAAAGAAACTTTTCACCATATAGCCTCAAACATGGATTAAGGTGGATGGTGATGAACAGTTCACCAATAAGCAGCCTCCAACCTTTTTAATTTAAAGGAGCCCTTAACCAGAAATTGTTCATGTTTAGCCACCCACCACTAGTTGTagcaacaacaaccttgtgtgtATTACCCCAAATGCGAACAACTAACCGCTAATACCAGTCATTGTGTCATgtgcagggtgaccctatgaaaaggaggacagggctcctgtatctttaacagttgtattaagaagggaatttcagcaggattcatttgtatatatggagaacctggccttatcaccacagttaaagctgccctctttttaatctggtcactctagtatagctcctgtagctttaactgtggtgatgaagagggaatttcaccaggttctccatatatacaaattacacctgctgaaattcccttttctatgcaactgttaaagatactgtcaCCCTAGTCATGTGAATGAGGTATGTTGTTCACAGATGCCACACACTGGTGTACAGTGGTATTGCGGCACACTTCTTAACATAAGAAATGCTCCACTGTGTCAGATCAAAGGCCCGTCTAGTTCAGCACCCTATTTCTCCCAGTGGCAAACCAAATGCCCCTAGGAATGGCTACTCGGAATACCAGCCACTGAGAAACAAATGGCGGTAAAGAGCTGCTGGTCTGATGTTCGGCCCATGGACATTCTGAGCAATTTGCTTGCAGAAGGATCATGTGAAGCTTCATCCTTaagtccagtattgtctattcttaTTTGGTAGCACCTCTCCAAGATCTCAAACACCTATCTCCAGATCCTCCTGTGCTTCTTGCAGAGAAGCCGTGAAGGATTAAACCTGAGGCCTTCTACCAGCACATTGTACGGTGGTGCTTTTTTCCCTGTTTAAGCACTTAGAACATACGGAACTGCATTATCCTaagtcagacccttgatccacctagcccagtattgctggcaCTGAccgacagcagctctccagggtttcagggcagGCAGGCgtttttgaacctgggaccttctgcaagctaagcatggcaggatctacactactgctttaaagtgctttaaaacgctttataacagtagtgacaactgttggggcccaggacacacttcatatacagttttcaaaacgttttcaaagtggtttaaagcagtagtgtagatcccccccatgtgctctatcactctgagctatggcctctcctatTTGTTTAAGTCCAATGCACTGTGATCTTACTCTAGCCACACACGTGACTTTTACAAGCGGTTAGAACCAGGCTACTAGATTTACTATCATATGATAAGTCAAGCAACCCAATATCTGCAATCCACAGGAGATGTTTTCATTATATTAGTGACTATCAGTTTGATGGAAACCTTTTTTAATGAATACCTGACAAGGAAATCATTCAAGAAGAACAATTTGACTTGACAAAAGTGAATTTCATATACTGTttatgaggtaaaaaaaaaaaaaaatcttcaacaaTTAGCGAAAAACCCCAGCTGGGGTATTACTGGGAATCCTTCATTCAAAAATCGGTAGATTTTTCAAGATTTCAAATGGCAACGGGTTGGAAGACCAATGTACAATTTTGGGGTTATTTTCTCTGCGATTTCTCCTCATATACTCTGCCGAGAATTATTACAAGGTGTGGGCGTGAGTGTGAGGGGGCcctgttcattttaatttttcagcAACATGCCTCCGCACATGAAAAACCGGCCTATCGTTGGAGTCGCTCCAGTGATTTCCCAAGAGGTTTGAAGGATCGTGGTAGGTGGTGGGATAACAAGATTGCGGATGATGTGAGAACAGCCCGTTCCTATTTACA
This window encodes:
- the LOC134391896 gene encoding LOW QUALITY PROTEIN: lymphocyte-specific protein 1-like (The sequence of the model RefSeq protein was modified relative to this genomic sequence to represent the inferred CDS: substituted 1 base at 1 genomic stop codon), which translates into the protein MPQAGISRATEAGPQFTGGAWRIRTSSVSSGEPQISYAIGLYGSSTRLSVYLEAQEGSTAEVHSYGEEDSNLTEATAKLEQVHLXRESPTFIHFAPVPSNFPRFVSVSVSEDQPEAKLEEEQPKLSEAVDVGEENQDVQEEPQDFAEDNKHEEEQEKQEEKRRWNEEEGEPAKRQRTPSTSSQEEDGQPPLSPTIKIIDRTESFNRAVQKSNSVKKSQPPLPVSKIDDKLEQYTHAIESSSKGPKPVRQLSIDLPTNSAAVASTKSLWETGEVAQSPVKTTPCKDIVAGDIVNKRSIWEQKESPSTDGNAKVRLPGKKYKYVATGHGQYKKVLIEDGATEK